Below is a window of Streptomyces sp. NBC_00223 DNA.
AGTTCGCGCTCGGCTACAGCCACCCGATTCTCGTCGAGGCCCCCGAGGGGATCTCCTTCAAGGTCGAGTCCCCGACCAAGTTCTCGGTCGAGGGCATCGACAAGCAGAAGGTCGGCGAGGTGGCCGCCAACATCCGCAAGCTGCGGAAGCCCGACCCGTACAAGGCCAAGGGTGTCAAGTACGCCGGCGAGGTCATCCGCCGCAAGGTCGGAAAGGCTGGTAAGTAGCCATGGCATTCGGTGTGAAGATCGCCAAGGGCAAGGCCTACAAGGGTGCCGCACTCAAGCGCCGCCACATCCGGGTCCGCAAGCGGATCTCGGGTACGGCGGAGCGTCCGCGTCTGGTCGTGACGCGGTCCAACCGCGGCATCGTCGCGCAGATCGTCGACGACCTCGCGGGCCACACGCTCGCGTCCGCGTCGACCCTCGACGCGTCCATCCGCGGCGGCGAAGGCGACAAGAGCGCCAAGGCCAAGCAGGTCGGCCAGCTCGTGGCCGAGCGGGCCAAGGCCAAGGGCGTCGAGACTGTTGTGTTCGACCGCGGCGGCAACCAGTACGCGGGGCGCATCGCCGCCCTCGCGGACGCCGCCCGCGAAGCCGGACTGAAGTTCTGAGCCGCCCGTCGCTGCAGCGACTCACTGTCGCTGTGTAGCTAGCGGAGAAACGCTAAAGGATCGAGAGGTAATTCCAATGGCTGGACCCCAGCGCCGCGGAAGCGGTGCCGGTGGCGGCGAGCGACGGGACCGTAAAGACCGGCGGGACGGCGGCCAGCAGGCCGAGAAGACCGCCTATGTCGAGCGAGTCGTCGCGATCAACCGCGTCGCCAAGGTAGTGAAGGGTGGTCGTCGCTTCAGCTTCACCGCGCTGGTCGTGGTGGGCGACGGTGACGGCACCGTGGGCGTCGGCTACGGCAAGGCCAAGGAGGTGCCGGCCGCCATCGCCAAGGGTGTGGAGGAGGCCAAGAAGCACTTCTTCAAGGTCCCCCGTATCCAGGGCACCATCCCGCACCCGATCCAGGGTGAGAAGGCGGCCGGTGTCGTCCTGCTCAAGCCGGCCTCCCCCGGTACCGGCGTCATCGCCGGTGGCCCGGTGCGTGCCGTGCTGGAGTGCGCGGGCATCCACGACGTGCTGTCCAAGAGCCTCGGCTCGGACAACGCGATCAACATCGTGCACGCCACCGTGGCGGCGCTCCAGGGCCTTCAGCGGCCCGAGGAGATCGCGGCCCGCCGTGGCCTGCCCATCGAGGACGTCGCGCCCGCGGCTCTGCTGCGCGCCCGTGCCGGAGTGGGTGTGTGATGGCGCGTCTCAAGGTCACGCAGACCAAGTCCTACATCGGCAGCAAGCAGAACCACCGTGACACCCTGCGTTCGCTCGGCCTGAAGCGGCTGAACGACGTCGTGGTCAAGGAGGACCGCCCGGAGATCCGCGGCATGGTCCGTACCGTCCGCCACCTCGTCACGGTCGAGGAGGTCGACTGATCATGGGTGACAACCCGATCAAGATCCACAACCTCCGTCCCGCTCCGGGAGCCAAGACCGCCAAGACCCGTGTGGGTCGAGGCGAGGGCTCCAAGGGCAAGACGGCCGGTCGTGGCACCAAGGGCACCAAGGCCCGCTACCAGGTTCCGGAGCGCTTCGAGGGCGGGCAGATGCCCCTCCACATGCGGCTCCCGAAGCTCAAGGGCTTCAAGAACCCGTTCCGCACCGAGTACCAGGTCGTCAACCTCGACAAGCTCGCGACCCTCTACCCCGAGGGTGGCGAGGTGACCGTGGCCGACCTGGTCGCCAAGGGCGCGGTACGCAAGAACCAGCTCGTCAAGGTGCTCGGCACCGGCGAGATCTCCGTGGCTGTGCAGGTGACCGTTGACGCGGCCTCCGGCTCCGCCAAGGAGAAGATCACCGCCGCCGGCGGTACCGTGACCGAGCTCGTCTGAGCCCGATGTCGCACCCGACCGGGGATGCCCAGTACCTGGGGGCGTCCCCGGTCGTTCATTTCTGTGATTTTCCCGTGCCGGTTGGTCATTCCTAGTGAGGCCACCTCGCCGGTAAGGTTACGGACGCTGCTACTGTCCGCGGAGCCTGTGCGCTTCCGCTGATACGGCAGTTGCAAGCCGCCCGTATCAGTCCGAACCTCACTCAGACCGTCCTTCCGCCGTGCGCGGGGGGTGCAGGAGGCACCGTGCTCACCGCGTTCGCCCGGGCGTTCAGGACGCCCGACCTGCGCAAGAAGCTGTTGTTCACGCTGGCCATCATGGTGGTCTACCGCCTCGGCGCCCACGTTCCCGTTCCCGGGATCGACTATTCGGTCGTCAACGCGTGCATCAAGAGCACGAAGGGCAACAACAGCCTCTTCGGCCTGGTGAACATGTTCAGTGGCGGCGCGCTGCTCCAGCTGACCATCTTCGCGCTGGGAATCATGCCGTACATCACGGCGAGCATCATCCTCCAACTGCTGACGGTGGTGATCCCCCGCCTGGAGGCCCTCAAGAAGGAGGGCCAGGCCGGCACCACCAAGATCACGCAGTACACCCGTTACCTGACCGTCGCGCTCGCGGTGCTCCAGGGTACGGGCCTGGTGGCCACCGCCCGTTCCGGCAACCTGTTCTCGCAGTGCCAGCAGGGCGGCGACATCGTCCCGAACCAGTCGATCTTCACCACGGTCACGATGGTCACGACGATGACCGCCGGCACCGTGGTGATCATGTGGCTCGGTGAGTTGATCACCGACCGCGGTATCGGCAACGGCATGTCGATCCTGATGTTCGTCGCCATCGCGGCCGGCTTCCCCGGCTCCCTGTGGGCGATCAAGGTCTCCGGCAAGATCGCGGGCGGCTGGGTCGAGTTCCTGGCGGTCATCGCGATCGGCCTGGTGATCGTCGGCCTGGTGGTCTTCGTCGAACAGGCGCAGCGCCGTATCCCGGTGCAGTACGCCAAGCGCATGATCGGCCGGCGGTCGTACGGCGGCACGTCCACGTACATCCCGCTCAAGGTGAACCAGGCCGGTGTCATCCCGGTCATCTTCGCCTCGTCGCTGCTCTACATCCCGGCGCTGATCGTCCAGTTCTCCGGATCGACGGCCGGCTGGGCGCAGTGGATCAGCCGCAACTTCACCAAGGGCGACCACCCGACGTACATGGCGGCCTACTTCCTGCTGATCGTCTTCTTCGCCTTCTTCTACGTCGCGATCTCCTTCAACCCCGAAGAAGTTGCCGACAATATGAAGAAGTATGGTGGGTTCATCCCGGGCATCCGGGCCGGTCGACCCACCGCCGAGTACCTCAGTTACGTGCTCAATCGCATCACGTGGCCCGGGGCGCTCTATCTGGGACTCATCGCGCTCGTACCGACGGTCGCCATCGCGGTCTTCAACGGGAGCAACGGCAACTTCCCTCTGGGTGGCACCAGCATCCTCATCATCGTCGGTGTGGGTCTGGAGACCGTGAAGCAGATCGAGAGCCAGCTCCAGCAGCGTAACTACGAAGGGTTCCTCCGCTGATGCGAATCGTCCTGGTCGGGCCGCCCGGCGCCGGCAAGGGGACGCAGGCCGCGTTCCTTGCCAAGAACCTGTCGATCCCGCACGTCTCGACGGGCGACCTGTTCCGCGCCAACATCAGCCAGGGCACAGACCTGGGCAATCAGGCGAAGGCGTTCATGGACGCCGGAAACCTGGTGCCCGACGAGGTGACCATCGGCATGGCGGAGGACCGGCTGGACCAGGCGGATGCCGCCGAGGGCTTTCTGCTCGACGGCTTCCCGCGCAACCAGCAGCAGGCGAGGGCGCTCGACGCGTACCTCGGGCAGCACGGCATCAAGCTCGACGGTGTGCTCGACCTGGAGGTGCCGGAGGACGAGGTGGTCACCCGGATCGCCGGGCGCCGGATCTGCCGCAACAACAGCGCGCATGTCTTCCACGTCGCGTACAAGAAGCCCAAGACCGAGGGCGTCTGCGACGAGTGCGGCGGCGAGCTGTACCAGCGCGACGACGACACCGAGGAGACCGTCCGCCGGCGCCTGGAGGTCTACCACCGCGAGACCGAGCCGATCATCGACTACTACAAGCAGCAGAATCTTGTGGTGACGATCTCGGCGCTCGGTCCGGTGGCCGAGGTCACCCAGCGGGCGATGGACGCCCTGCGCGGCGAATAGCGAACCGCAACCGGTACGGGTGTACCGGTACGCCATACGGCCGTGGTGCCCGGACGGGCGCCACGGCCGTATGGTTGAACGAGTACCTGTGCAAGCGGGCACCGACAGACACGACAGTTGCGTGAGGAAGGCTTCAGCCGCGATGGTGGAGATCAAGACCCCGGAGCAGATCGCCAAGATGCGCGCGGCAGGGCTGGTGGTCGCGGCGATCCACGAGGCGACCCGCGCGGCGGCGGTGCCCGGCGCCACTACGAAGGACCTGGACGAGGTCGCCGCCAAGGTCATCGCCGACCACGGCGCGAAGCCCAACTTCCTGGGCTACGGCGGCTTCCCCGGCAACATCTGCACGTCGGTCAACGACGTGGTGGTGCACGGCATCCCGGACCGCAGCACCGTGCTCAAGGACGGCGACATCATCGCCATCGACGCGGGCGCGATCGTGGACGGCTGGCACGGCGACGCGGCCTTCACCTGCTTCGTCGGCAGCGGCCACTCGCCCGAGCTGATCGAGCTGAGCCGGGTCACCGAGGAGTCCATGTGGGCCGGCATCGCCGCCTTCCGCAAGGGCAACCGGCTGGAGGACATCTCCCGCGCGATCGAGTCGTACATCCGCCGCCAGCCGCGGCCCGCCTCCGGCAAGTACGGCATTGTCGAGGAGTACGGCGGACACGGCATCGGCAGCGAGATGCACATGGACCCGCACCTGCTGAACTACGTGACCAAGAAGCGCGGCCGCGGCATCAAGCTGGTCCCGGGGGTGTGCCTGGCCATCGAGCCGATGGTGACCCTGGGCTCCCCGCGTACCCATGTGCTGGACGACGAGTGGACCGTGAAGTCCGACGACGGCTCCTGGTCCTCGCACTGGGAGCACTCGATCGCCCTCACAGAACAGGGCCCGCTGGTCCTCACCGCCCCCGACGGGGGCCGGGCCAAACTGGCGGAGTACGGAGTGACGGCGGGCCCCGACCCGCTGGCCTGAGGGGCTCGAAACCCCCCTGGCTTAACGATCATCATTAACGGGCATACACCCTGGATTCGTCTTTACGGGAGCCGTGGCGTAGACTGACACGTCGGCTCTCGGGTGTCTTCCGGCATGTCCGAAGCCGACCCCGGTAGCCGATCCCGAAAGCAGGACATGGCCAAGAAGCAAGGCGCCATCGAAATCGAGGGCACCGTGATCGAGTCTCTGCCGAATGCGATGTTCAAGGTGGAGCTGCAGAACGGTCACAAGGTCCTCGCGCACATCAGCGGCAAGATGCGGATGCACTACATCCGTATCCTCCCGGATGACCGGGTCGTGGTGGAGCTGTCTCCCTACGACCTGACGCGCGGACGGATCGTCTACCGATACAAGTAGATCTCACGACCCGGAGAACCTCACACCATGAAGGTCAAGCCGAGCGTCAAGAAGATCTGCGACAAGTGCAAGGTGATCCGCCGCCACGGCCGGGTCATGGTCATCTGCGACAACCTGCGCCACAAGCAGCGCCAGGGCTGACGCACGACCACCCCTGCATTACGCAGAACTTCGCGCGACGCACACCCGTACATACGCAGCGCCCGTCCCCGGTACCACGGGGACGACACCCCCGGCGGAGGCCGGGGACCCGTCCGGTACCTGACACGGCCGCCGGGAGCCGGCACTGCGGAAGACCTCCGAACTCACCAGGAGCCAAGTAAATGGCACGCCTTTCAGGCGTTGACCTCCCGCGCGAGAAGCGCGTGGAGATCGCCCTCACCTACGTCTTCGGCATCGGGCGTTCGCGCTCGCAGCAGGTGCTGAAGGACACCGGTGTGAACCCCGACATCCGCGTCCGCGACCTTTCCGAGGAAGACCTCGTCAAGCTGCGCGAATACGTGGACGCGAACTTCAAGACCGAGGGTGACCTCCGTCGCGAGGTGCAGGCCGACATCCGCCGCAAGGTGGAGATCGGCTGCTACCAGGGGCTGCGCCACCGCCGGGGCCTGCCGGTCCACGGCCAGCGCACGCACACCAACGCCCGCACCCGCAAGGGCCCGCGTCGCGCCATCGCCGGTAAGAAGAAGCCGGGCAAGAAGTAGTCCTCAGCGGACACCCCTAAGCGGTCTTCGCTGTAGGACCGATCACCTCCACCGGGAGAACCGACACATGCCTCCTAAGGGCCGTCAGGGCGCAGCCAAGAAGGTGCGCCGCAAGGAAAAGAAGAACGTCGCTCATGGGCACGCCCACATCAAGAGCACGTTCAACAACACGATCGTCTCGATCACCGACCCCTCGGGCAACGTGATCTCCTGGGCCTCCGCCGGTCACGTCGGCTTCAAGGGCTCGCGCAAGTCCACCCCCTTCGCCGCGCAGATGGCCGCCGAGTCGGCCGCCCGCCGGGCGCAGGAGCACGGCATGCGCAAGGTGGACGTCTTCGTCAAGGGTCCCGGCTCCGGCCGTGAGACCGCGATCCGCTCCCTCCAGGCCACCGGCCTTGAGGTCGGCTCGATCCAGGACGTCACCCCGACCCCGCACAACGGCTGCCGCCCGCCGAAGCGCCGCCGCGTCTGACCAGCTGATACAGGAGAACTGAGACAATGGCGCGTTATACCGGGGCCGACTGCAAGCGTTGCCGTCGGGAGAAGCAGAAGCTCTTCCTCAAGGGAGCGAAGTGCGAGAGCGCGAAGTGCCCGATCGAGATCCGTCCTTACCCCCCGGGTGAGCACGGACGCGGGCGCACCAAGGACAGCGAGTACCTGCTTCAGCTGCGTGAGAAGCAGAAGTGCGCGCGTATCTACGGTGTTCTCGAGAAGCAGTTCGTGAACTACTACAAGGAAGCGAACCAGAAGTCCGGCAAGACCGGTGAGAACCTTCTGCGCATCCTTGAGACCCGCCTCGACAACGTGGTGTACCGGGCCGGCTTCGCCAAGTCCCGTGACCACGCCCGTCAGCTGGTCCGTCACGGACACATCACCGTGAACGGCCGCAAGACCGACATCCCGTCGGCGCGCGTGGCCGTGAACGACATCGTCGAGGTCCGCGAGCGGTCCCGTAACCTGACCCCGTTCGCGGTGGCGCAGGGCGAGGCCGGCGACAAGACCGTCCCCGCGTGGCTTGAGGCCAACGCGGGTCGGCTGCGGATTCTCGTGCACAGCCTGCCCGAGCGCCAGGTGATCGACACCCAGGTGCAGGAGCAGCTGATCGTTGAGCTCTACTCCAAGTAAGAGCTGATCGATACGGGCGGTACGGCTCCGGTTTGTGACGGAACGCCGTACCGCCCGTACCCTCGTATGACAGGGGGCGTCAAATAGCGGGCGCCCACGACTGAAGGACCGCACACATGCTGATCGCTCAGCGTCCCTCGTTGACCGAAGAGGTCGTCGACGAATTCCGCTCACGGTTCGTGATCGAGCCGCTGGAGCCGGGCTTCGGCTACACCCTCGGCAACTCACTCCGCCGTACGCTCCTCTCCTCGATCCCGGGTGCGGCTGTCACCTCGATCCGGGTCGACGGCGTTCTGCACGAGTTCACCACCGTGCCGGGCGTCAAGGAGGACGTCACCGACGTCATCCTCAACATCAAGCAGCTGGTCGTCTCCTCGGAGCACGACGAGCCGGTCGTGATGTACCTGCGCAAGCAGGGTCCGGGTGTCGTCACCGCCGCCGACATCGCGCCTCCGGCCGGTGTCGAGGTACACAACCCCGACCTGGTCCTGGCGACGCTGAACGCCAAGGGCAAGCTGGAGATGGAGCTGACCGTCGAGCGCGGTCGCGGCTACGTCTCCGCGGTGCAGAACAAGCAGCAGGGCCAGGAGATCGGCCGGATCCCGGTCGACTCCATCTACAGCCCGGTGCTCAAGGTCACCTACAAGGTCGAGGCGACCCGTGTCGAGCAGCGCACCGACTTCGACAAGCTGATCGTCGACGTCGAGACCAAGCAGGCCATGCGGCCGCGTGACGCCATGGCGTCGGCCGGCAAGACCCTGGTCGAGCTGTTCGGCCTGGCCCGCGAGCTCAATGTCGACGCCGAGGGCATCGACATGGGCCCGTCCCCGACGGACGCGGCGCTGGCCGCGGACCTCGCGCTCCCGATCGAGGAGCTCGAGCTCACCGTCCGTTCGTACAACTGCCTCAAGCGTGAGGGCATCCACTCCGTGGGTGAGCTGGTCGCGCGCTCCGAGGCGGACCTGCTCGACATCCGCAACTTCGGTGCGAAGTCGATCGACGAGGTCAAGGCGAAGCTGGCCGGCATGGGCCTGGCCCTCAAGGACAGCCCGCCCGGATTCGACCCGACCGCCGCCGCCGACGCGTTCGGCGCCGACGACGACGTCGACGCCGGCTTCGTGGAGACCGAGCAGTACTAAGCGCTTCCAGCGCGGAGTACGTCGTCACCGGCCGAAAGGGGCTGTTCGGTTCGCCCCGGACCACCCGCCGGTGATGGGTTGCTCGCGCAGTTCCTCGCGCCCCTAACGGGACGCCCCGCCCGAGGCGTGAGCCTCGGGCACCACGGGCCGGCGGCCGCCGGTTCGCACTGACATCGGTACCTGATACGGCCGGTGCAGCGTAGAAGGAGAAAGACATGCCTCAGCCCGCCAAGGGTGCCCGTCTGGGCGGCAGCGCCGCGCACGAGAAGCTGCTTCTCGCGAACCTCGCGAAGGCCCTTTTCGAGCACGGCCGCATCACCACCACCGAGGCCAAGGCGCGCCGACTGCGCCCGGTCGCGGAGCGCCTGATCACCAAGGCGAAGAAGGGCGACATGCACAACCGTCGCCAGGTGCTTCAGACGATCACGGACAAGAGCATCGTGCACACGCTCTTCACCGACATCGGTCCGCGCTACGAGAACCGCCCGGGTGGCTACACCCGGATCACCAAGATCGGCAACCGTCGTGGCGACAACGCCCCGATGGCGGTCATCGAGCTGGTCGAGGCGCTGACCGTGCAGCAGTCCGCGGTCGGCGAGGCCGAGGCCGCCACCAAGCGTTCCGCCAAGGACGCCGCCGGTGACGAGGCCCTGGCCGAGATCAAGAAGGACGCCCCCGTCGAGGACGCCGTCCCGGCCGAGGCCGACGAGGAGTCCAAGGACGCCTGAGCGTCCTGACGACCGACGGGCGGGCCCGCACCCCTTGGGGGTGCGGGCCCGTTCGGGTTCCCGGACGAGAGGTCCGGGCGAGAGGAGCTACGCGTGAGCGACGATCCGGCACCCGGCTGGGTGCGGGTACGGCTCGACCTGTCCTACGACGGGGCCAAGTTCTCCGGCTGGGCCAAGCAGCGCACCCAGCGGACCGTACAGGGCGAGCTGGAGTCCGCGATCCAGACCGTGCTGCGGCTGCCGGACCCGGTGGAGCTGACCGTCGCGGGCCGTACCGACGCCGGGGTGCACGCCCGCGGCCAGGTGGCCCATGTGGATCTGCCCGAGGATATCTGGGCCGCCGAGAGCGGCAAGCTGCGGCGGCGGCTGGCCGGGCGGCTGCCCTGGGACGTACGGGTCTGGCGGGTGTCCCAGGCGCCGGCCGGCTTCAATGCGCGCTTCTCCGCGATCTGGCGGCGCTACGCGTACCGGGTCGGCGACCACCCCGGCGGCGTCGACCCGCTGCTGCGCGGCCATGTGCTGTGGCACGACCGCCCGGTGGACGTGGACGCCATGAACGTGGCCGCGAAGCTGCTGCTCGGCGAGCACGACTTCGCCGCCTACTGCAAGAAGCGGGAGGGCGCGACCACCATCCGTACCCTGCTCGATCTGCGCTGGGAGCGTACGGCCGAGGGGATCGCGGTCGCCACCGTGCGGGCCGACGCCTTCTGCCACAACATGGTCCGGGCGCTGGTGGGCGCGATGATCCTGGTCGGCGACGGCCACCGGCCGCCCGGCTTCCCCGGCGAGGTGCTGGCCGGCCGGGTACGGCACTCCGCGGTCAATGTCGTGCGCCCGCACGGCCTGACCCTGGAGGAGGTCGGTTACCCGCCCGACGACCAGCTGGCCGCCCGCAGCCGCGAGGCCCGCAATCTGCGGACGCTGCCCGGCTGCCTCTGAGGCCGGGCCGCCGTACCGGCCCCGGTCGCCGTACGGGCACCGGGGCCGCCGGTGTCACCGGCGGGCGGGATCGGCCGCCGCCGCGTCGCGGCCGCGCTGGATGATGCGCTCGAAGGCGAAGTTCGACGCCTCGTTGGCGGCGCGCCTGGCGACCGAGTCGGTGGCCGGGAGCGTCGTGCCGTTCTTGAAGCCGGAGATGGCGAAGTACGCGTAGCGGCCGACGGCGTTGGACGTCATCTGGCAGGCGACCGCGTGGCAGAAGTCCTTGACCCCGCCGCCGTTGAGCGGGGCGAGATACTGGGCGACCTTCTGCAGCTTCGCCGCGTGGGTCCCGTCCGGGAAGACCGCGACGCCGACGGTGACGGCGAGCGTGCCGTTCACATAGGTGGCGCGGACCAGTTGGGTGCAGCCGTTCGCCGTGAGGGCCTGGGCGACGGCCGCGCGGGCGCCGGTCGCGCACTGCTGGGTGGTGGTGCTCGCCGTTTTGACGTAGGTGCGGCCGTTCATCACGAACTGTTTGCCGGGGAAGAGGGAGTCCACGGTGACCGGGGCCTTGTCCTTGGCCGCCGTCGAGAGGTAGTCCAGCGGGTTCGCGGGCGGCGGCGGTGCCACCGAGGAGAACGACGGCTCGGGCGGCAGCGACTGCTGGCTCGCCGTGGTGGTGCCGGACGCCGAGGGGCCGGCGACCGTGTCGCCCGAGCTCTTGCCGGACAGCACCACGGCGGTGGCCACGCCCCCGGCGATGACCGCGACGGCGACGATGCCGCCGGTCAGCATCATGATCCTGCGGCGCCGGGCGCCGGAGGCGGCCTGTGCCTCGGCGAGCGCGGTCCAGTCGGGCGTCCCGGCGGCGCCGGACCCGGCGGCGGGCTGCGGGGGGACCGGCTGCCGCGGCGCGCGGCCGGTGCCGGGGACGCCGAAGCCGCTCGGCGCGCCCTGCCGCGGACCGCCCTGGGGCGGCGGGCTCTGGGCGGGCGCGCCCTTGCGGTCGGCGGGCGGCGGCGTGCCCGCCCCCGTACCCGCGGCCGGTGCGCCGGCGGCGGGCTGCCCCGGCCGCGCGGACCACGGCTGCCCCTGGCTCTGGCCCGGCGGCGGGGCCCAGGCGGGGCCGTCCGCCGAGGGGGCCGCGTACTGCCGCCGCGGGTCGTCCTGCGGCGCGGGCCGCTGTGGCCTGGAGGGGATGACGCGTCCCTCCAGAACCTCGCGGCCGCCCTCGGGGGCGCCGTTACGGGGTTCCTGCGGCGGCTGTTGGCCGGGACCTTCAGTCATGTCGCGCATCATATTGCCGGACCGGCTCCGTACGTATTCCGGTTGGCGTCCCTGCGCCCCCAGGGGGTGTCCGGGGAAAACGAGTTGGGGCGGATCGGCCGAGGCGGGGAGAATCCAGACCATGGGTCATGTGGAAACAGCGCACGTGGAGTACTACCTGCCGGACGGGCGGGCGCTGCTCGGCGACGTCTCGTTCCGGGTGGGCGACGGCGCGGTGGTGGCCCTGGTGGGCCCCAACGGCGCGGGGAAGACCACCTTGATGCGGCTGATCTCGGGTGAGATCGCCCCGCACGGCGGCACGGTCACGGCGAGCGGCGGCCTGGGCGTGATGCGCCAGTTCGTGGGCAGCGTCCGCGACGACCGGACCGTACGCGACCTGCTGGTCTCGGTCGCGCACCCGCGGGTCCAGTCCGCCGCGAAGGCGGTCGACGCGGCCGAGCTGGCGATGATCGCGCAGGACGACGAGCCGGCCCAGATGGCGTACGCGCACGCGCTCAGCGAGTGGGCCGAGGCGGGCGGCTACGAGGCCGAGACGCTGTGGGACATGTGCACGACGGCCGCGCTCGGGGTGCCGTACGAGCGGGCGCAGTGGCGCGAGGTCAAGACGCTCTCCGGCGGTGAGCAGAAGCGGCTGGTGCTCGAAGCGCTGCTGCGCGGCCCCGACGAGGTGCTGCTGCTGGACGAGCCGGACAACTATCTGGACGTGCCCGGCAAGCGCTGGCTGGAGGAGCAGCTGGCGCAGACCCGTAAGACCGTGCTCTTCGTCAGCCACGACCGCGAGCTGCTGTCCCGCAGCGCGCAGAAGATCGTCAGCGTGGAGACCGGCCCCGCGGGCAGTACGGCCTGGGTGCACGGCGGCGGCTTCGACACCTTCCACGAGGCCCGCAAGGAGCGCTTCGCCCGGTTCGAGGAGCTGCGCCGCCGCTGGGAGGAGGAGCACGCCAAGCTCAGGGCCATGGTGCTGCGGCTGCGCCAGCAGGCGGCGAACAGCCCCGACATGGCCTCCCGCTACCACGCGGCGCAGACCCGGCTGAAGCGGTTCGAGGACGCGGGCGCGCCCGAGGAGCCGCCGCGCGAGCAGGACATCCGGATGCGGCTGAAGGGCGGCCGCACCGGGATGCGGGCGGTGACCTGCGAGCAACTGGAGCTGACCGGTCTGATGCGGCCGTTCGACCTGGAGGTCTTCTACGGCGAGCGGGTCGCGGTGCTGGGGTCGAACGGCTCGGGCAAGTCGCACTTCCTGCGGCTGCTGGCCGGGGACTCCTCGGTGGCGCACAGCGGGTCGTACAAGCTGGGCGCCCGGGTGGTGCCCGGGCACTTCGCGCAGACCCACGCGCACCCGGAGCTGGTCGGGCGGACCCTGGTCGACATCC
It encodes the following:
- the rplQ gene encoding 50S ribosomal protein L17, with amino-acid sequence MPQPAKGARLGGSAAHEKLLLANLAKALFEHGRITTTEAKARRLRPVAERLITKAKKGDMHNRRQVLQTITDKSIVHTLFTDIGPRYENRPGGYTRITKIGNRRGDNAPMAVIELVEALTVQQSAVGEAEAATKRSAKDAAGDEALAEIKKDAPVEDAVPAEADEESKDA
- the truA gene encoding tRNA pseudouridine(38-40) synthase TruA, translated to MSDDPAPGWVRVRLDLSYDGAKFSGWAKQRTQRTVQGELESAIQTVLRLPDPVELTVAGRTDAGVHARGQVAHVDLPEDIWAAESGKLRRRLAGRLPWDVRVWRVSQAPAGFNARFSAIWRRYAYRVGDHPGGVDPLLRGHVLWHDRPVDVDAMNVAAKLLLGEHDFAAYCKKREGATTIRTLLDLRWERTAEGIAVATVRADAFCHNMVRALVGAMILVGDGHRPPGFPGEVLAGRVRHSAVNVVRPHGLTLEEVGYPPDDQLAARSREARNLRTLPGCL
- a CDS encoding ABC-F family ATP-binding cassette domain-containing protein, which encodes MGHVETAHVEYYLPDGRALLGDVSFRVGDGAVVALVGPNGAGKTTLMRLISGEIAPHGGTVTASGGLGVMRQFVGSVRDDRTVRDLLVSVAHPRVQSAAKAVDAAELAMIAQDDEPAQMAYAHALSEWAEAGGYEAETLWDMCTTAALGVPYERAQWREVKTLSGGEQKRLVLEALLRGPDEVLLLDEPDNYLDVPGKRWLEEQLAQTRKTVLFVSHDRELLSRSAQKIVSVETGPAGSTAWVHGGGFDTFHEARKERFARFEELRRRWEEEHAKLRAMVLRLRQQAANSPDMASRYHAAQTRLKRFEDAGAPEEPPREQDIRMRLKGGRTGMRAVTCEQLELTGLMRPFDLEVFYGERVAVLGSNGSGKSHFLRLLAGDSSVAHSGSYKLGARVVPGHFAQTHAHPELVGRTLVDILWTEHARDRGRAMSVLRRYELERQGDQPFDKLSGGQQARFQILLMELAGTTALLLDEPTDNLDLESAEALQEGLESYDGTVLAVTHDRWFARSFDRFLVFGSDGVVRETPGPVWDERRVERKR